The following are encoded in a window of Manihot esculenta cultivar AM560-2 chromosome 8, M.esculenta_v8, whole genome shotgun sequence genomic DNA:
- the LOC110620819 gene encoding AMP deaminase, whose amino-acid sequence MDTYTVHLAMAALVGASLVAVSAYYMHRKTLTQLLEFTKTVERERERERDENSDGESPQHVKKRRSYAPRKGGGYYRRGSASLPDVTAFSRGSGGVDEEEKQNGILHVDGIPPGLPRLHTLPEGKAASHVKRPGSLIRPTSPKSPVPSASAFESMDGSDEDDNMNDNAKLDTTYLHTNGIAGPESKGLFENLPEHANANGEQIPIPASSMIRSHSISGDLHGVQPDPIAADILRKEPEQETFARLKISPTEVPSPDEVESYIVLQECLEMRKRYLFKEAIAPWEKEVISDPSTPKPNPEPFFYAPEGKSDHYFEMQDGVIHVYANKDSKEELFPVADATNFFTDLHHILRVIAAGNIRTLCHHRLNLLEQKFNLHLMLNADREFLAQKSAPHRDFYNVRKVDTHVHHSACMNQKHLLRFIKSKLRKEPDEVVIFRDGTYLTLKEVFESLDLTGSDLNVDLLDVHADKSTFHRFDKFNLKYNPCGQSRLREIFLKQDNLIQGRFLAELTKEVFSDLAASKYQMAEYRLSIYGRKQSEWDQLASWIVNNELYSENVVWLIQLPRLYNVYKEMGIVTSFQNILDNIFIPLFEVTVDPDSHPQLHVFLKQVVGLDLVDDESKPERRPTKHMPTPAQWTNVFNPAYSYYVYYCYANLYTLNKLRESKGMTTIKFRPHSGEAGDIDHLAATFLTAHNIAHGINLRKSPVLQYLYYLAQIGLAMSPLSNNSLFLDYHRNPFPMFFLCGLNVSLSTDDPLQIHLTKEPLVEEYSIAASVWKLSSCDLCEIARNSVYQSGFSHVLKSHWIGKEYYKREPDGNDIRRTNVPHIRVEFRDTIWREEMQQVYLGKAIFSEWTSK is encoded by the exons ATGGATACTTACACGGTGCATCTGGCCATGGCCGCGCTGGTAGGAGCTTCGCTTGTGGCTGTATCGGCGTATTATATGCACCGGAAAACCCTAACTCAGTTGCTGGAGTTTACCAAGACGgttgagagagaaagagagagggagagggatgaaAACTCTGATGGAGAATCGCCGCAGCATGTGAAGAAACGCCGTAGCTATGCCCCGAGGAAAGGAGGCGGCTACTATCGCCGTGGCTCTGCGTCGCTGCCGGATGTCACGGCCTTTTCTCGTGGCAGTGGAGGAGTCGATGAAGAGGAGAAGCAGAATGGTATTCTGCATGTTGATGGGATTCCCCCTGGGTTGCCTAGGTTGCATACGCTGCCTGAAG GGAAAGCTGCTAGCCATGTCAAGAGACCTGGAAGTCTTATTAGACCAACTTCCCCAAAATCTCCTGTTCCTAGTGCTAGTGCCTTTGAGAGTATGGATGGATCAGATGAAGATGATAATATGAATGACAATGCTAAGCTAGACACGACCTATCTCCATACCAATGGAATTGCT GGTCCTGAGTCTAAAGGCCTATTTGAGAATTTGCCAGAACACGCTAATGCCAATGGGGAGCAAATTCCTATACCTGCTTCAAGCATGATTCGATCCCACAGTATCTCTGGTGACTTGCATGGGGTACAGCCTGATCCTATTGCAGCTGATATTCTTAGAAAAGAGCCAGAACAAGAAACTTTTGCTAGGCTTAAAATTTCCCCTACCG AGGTACCATCTCCTGATGAAGTGGAGTCCTATATAGTTCTTCAAGAATGCCTTGAAATGCGAAAAAGATATTTATTTAAGGAAGCAATTGCTCCATGGGAAAAAGAAGTTATTTCTGACCCCAGTACACCAAAACCTAATCCAGAGCCATTCTTCTATGCTCCGGAGGGAAAGTCTGAT CATTATTTTGAGATGCAAGATGGAGTCATCCATGTGTATGCAAATAAAGACT CTAAGGAAGAACTCTTTCCTGTTGCTGATGCAACAAACTTCTTCACTGATTTGCATCACATACTTCGAGTTATTGCGGCTGGGAATATCAGAACTTTATGCCATCATCGGCTTAATCTTCTAGAACAA AAATTCAACCTTCATTTGATGCTTAATGCGGATAGGGAGTTTCTTGCTCAGAAAAGTGCTCCTCATCGTGACTTCTATAATGTCAGGAAAGTGGATACACATGTTCATCATTCAGCGTGCATGAACCAAAAACATCTTTTAAGGTTTATTAAGTCAAAATTGAGGAAAGAGCCTGATGAG GTTGTGATATTTCGGGATGGGACTTACCTGACTTTAAAGGAAGTGTTTGAGAGCTTGGATTTGACTGG GTCTGACCTTAATGTTGACCTTTTGGATGTTCATGCTGACAAGAGCACATTTCATCGCTTTGATAAATTCAACCTTAAGTACAATCCTTGTGGTCAGAGTAGGCTAAGGGAGATTTTCCTTAAACAGGACAATCTTATCCAAG GTCGTTTCTTGGCTGAGCTGACAAAAGAAGTGTTTTCTGATCTTGCTGCAAGTAAATATCAG ATGGCTGAATATCGATTATCAATATATGGCCGGAAGCAAAGTGAATGGGACCAATTAGCTAGCTGGATAGTGAACAATGAATTGTACAGTGAGAATGTGGTTTGGTTAATTCAG CTTCCAAGACTGTACAATGTGTACAAGGAAATGGGGATTGTGACCTCATTCCAGAACATTCTTGACAATATCTTTATTCCACTCTTTGAAGTTACTGTGGATCCCGATTCACATCCACAGCTGCATGTTTTCTTAAAACAG GttgttggattggatttggTTGATGATGAAAGCAAGCCTGAAAGACGCCCCACAAAGCACATGCCTACACCAGCTCAATGGACCAATGTGTTCAATCCTGCATATTCATATTATGTGTACTATTGTTATGCCAACCTATACACATTAAACAAG CTTCGTGAATCAAAAGGCATGACAACAATCAAATTCCGTCCACATTCTGGAGAG GCTGGTGATATTGACCATCTTGCTGCTACATTTCTGACGGCTCATAACATTGCACATGGAATCAATCTGAGAAAGTCTCCTGTACTTCAATATTTATACTATCTAGCACAG ATTGGTCTGGCAATGTCTCCTCTGAGCAACAATTCTCTATTTTTAGACTACCATCGGAATCCATTTCCTATGTTCTTCCTCTGTGGTCTCAATGTTTCCCTTTCAACAGATGATCCACTCCAAATTCACCTAACAAAGGAACCTTTGGTGGAAGAATATAGCATAGCTGCTTCT GTATGGAAGTTGAGTTCTTGTGATCTATGTGAAATAGCCCGGAATTCAGTATACCAATCAGGTTTCTCACATGTTCTGAAG TCACACTGGATTGGGAAAGAGTACTACAAGAGAGAGCCAGATGGAAATGACATTCGCAGGACAAATGTGCCTCACATCCGGGTGGAATTTCGTGATACG ATATGGAGAGAGGAGATGCAACAGGTTTATCTTGGCAAGGCCATTTTCTCCGAGTGGACAAGTAAATAG
- the LOC110620436 gene encoding multifunctional methyltransferase subunit TRM112 homolog A gives MRLLTHNMLSSNIKGVSNGFPLRIEVEKVIEKEVDCNPDFLINMFAKIEWKALVDAARTMGYAELPEEAESSMLDSDEFLRKFHHALLELHLEEGALVCPETGRKFPVNKGIPNMLLHEDEV, from the coding sequence atgagGCTCCTAACTCACAACATGCTTTCCTCCAATATCAAGGGAGTCTCCAATGGCTTCCCTCTGCGAATCGAGGTAGAGAAAGTGATAGAAAAAGAAGTTGACTGCAACCCTGATTTTCTCATAAACATGTTCGCAAAGATCGAGTGGAAGGCCCTCGTGGATGCGGCAAGAACCATGGGCTACGCTGAACTTCCAGAAGAGGCTGAATCGTCGATGCTTGATTCGGATGAGTTTTTGAGGAAGTTCCACCATGCTCTTTTGGAGCTTCATCTTGAAGAGGGAGCTCTGGTTTGTCCTGAGACGGGTCGTAAGTTCCCAGTGAATAAAGGGATTCCTAATATGCTGCTTCACGAAGATGAGGTTTGA